In Balaenoptera acutorostrata chromosome 12, mBalAcu1.1, whole genome shotgun sequence, a single window of DNA contains:
- the LOC103002886 gene encoding ferritin heavy chain has protein sequence MTTASPSQVRQNYHQDSEAAINRQINLELYASYVYLSMSYYFDRDDVALKNFAKYFLHQSHEEREHAEKLMKLQNQRGGRIFLQDIKKPDRDDWENGLNAMECALHLEKSVNQSLLELHKLATEKNDPHLCDFIETHYLNEQVKSIKELGDHVTNLRTMGAPESGMAHYLFDKHTLGNSDNES, from the coding sequence ATGACGACCGCGTCCCCTTCGCAGGTGCGCCAGAACTACCACCAGGACTCGGAGGCCGCCATCAATCGTCAGATCAACCTGGAGCTCTACGCCTCCTACGTCTACCTGTCCATGTCGTACTATTTCGATCGCGATGATGTGGCATTGAAGAACTTTGCCAAATACTTTCTTCACCAATCTCATGAGGAGAGGGAACATGCTGAGAAACTGATGAAGCTGCAGAACCAGCGGGGTGGCCGAATCTTCCTGCAGGATATCAAGAAACCAGACCGTGATGACTGGGAGAATGGGCTGAATGCAATGGAATGTGCGCTACACTTGGAAAAAAGTGTGAATCAGTCACTACTGGAACTGCACAAATTGGCCACTGAGAAAAATGACCCCCATTTGTGTGACTTCATTGAGACTCATTACCTGAATGAGCAGGTGAAATCCATTAAAGAATTGGGTGACCACGTAACCAACTTGCGCACGATGGGGGCCCCCGAATCCGGCATGGCACATTATCTCTTCGACAAGCACACCCTAGGGAATAGTGATAATGAAAGCTAA